GGCCAAGGTCACCGAGCTGCCATTCTTCGGGCCGGTCCCGTATTCGCTGGTGTGGGTGGCCATCGCCTTCGCCCTGGCCGGCACGGTGCTGCTGGCGGTGGTCGGCATCAAGCTGCCGGGCCTGCAGTTCCAGAACCAGCGGGTGGAAGCGGCCTACCGAAAGGAGCTGGTCTACGGCGAGGACGACCCCGCGCGCGCCGGCGAACCGGAGACCCGGCGCCTGTTCGGCGACGTGCGCAAGAACTACTTCCGCCTGTTCTTCCACTACCTGTACTTCGACGTGGCCAAGTGGTCGTACATCCAGTTCGGCGTGCTGGTGCCCTACATCGCGCTGGCGCCCACGATGGTCGGCGGGGCCGTCACGCTGGGCGTGATGCAGCAGATCGTGCGGGCCTTCGGCCGGGTGGAGAGCTCGTTCCAGTTCCTGGTCCTGAGCTGGTCCACCATCGTGGAGCTGATGTCGGTCTACAAGCGCCTGCGCGCCTTCGAGCGGCAGATCAAGGCCGCCCCGGCGACCGTGCAGCCGGCCGCGACCGCCAGCTAGGGCTCAGTCCCCGCTCGCGGCCGCGAGCTCGCGCAACACGCCGGCGGTGGCCGCGTCCAGCGGGAAGAAGGTCTCCAGCGTCAGCTCCTGCACGGTCACGTCCACCGCGGTGCCGAACACGGTGGTGGTGCTGATGAAGCTGAGCACCCGCCCGTCGGCTGCCCGCAACTGCAGCGGCAGCGCCACGCCCAGGTGCTCGCCCTCGAGCCGGGCGTCACGGGCGTCCACCGGCGCCGGCAGGGCCTGCAGCTGCGCCAGCAGCTCGGCAAGCCGCGGGTCCCCGGTGGCCTGCACCTGCTGGCGCAGCCGCTCGAACAGGTGGGCGCGCCACTGCCCCAGGTTGACGATGCGCCCGGCCAGCCCGCGCGGGTGGAGGCTCAGGCGCAGCACGTTGACCGGAGCCTGCAGCAGGTCGGCGTCGGCTCCCGCCAGCAGGTGCGGCAGCATGCGGTTGGCCGCCACCAGGTTCCAGTGCCGGTCGACCGCCAGCGCCGGGTTGGGCTCGTGCGCCCGCAGGATCAGGTCCACCGCCGCCCGGGCCGGGGCCAGCGCCGGGTCGGCCAGCGGCCGCTCGCGGTACATCGGCGCGTAGCCGGCCGCCACCAGCATGGCATTGCGCTCGCGCAGCGGCACGTCCAGCCGCTGCGCCAGCCGCAGCACCATCTCGCGGCTGGGCAGGGCGCGGCCGGTCTCGACGAAGCTCAGGTGCCGGGTCGAGATGTCGGCCTCCCCCGCCAGCCCCTGCTGCGACAGGCGGCGGTGCTGGCGCCAGTGGCGCAGTTGGGCGCCGAAGGGCGGGGTCGAGGCGAGGGCAGGGCTGGCGGCAAGGCTCATGCGCGGATGCTAGGCGGTGCGCCGGCGTCCTTCCATGACCTCCCAGGTCATGGACCGGGTGCGCCCGGCCCGCGAGCATGCAGGCACCCACTTCCAAGGAGGCTTGCATGTCGATCTTCGCTTCTCCCCTGTTCCTGCGCCGCGTGCTCTGGGCCGATGCGGCCTCGTGCCTGGCCTGCGGGGTCGCGCAACTCGCCGCCCCGCAGCCGCTGTCCGGCTGGTTCGGCTTGCCGCCCGCGCTGCTGCTGTCCACCGGTTCGTTCCTGGTCGGCTACGCGCTGCTGCTGGCGATCCTGGCTGCGCGAACGCGGCTGCCACGCCCCCTGGTCGCGCTGGGTGCCGTCGGCAATGTCGGCTGGGCGCTCGGCTGCGGCGCGGTGCTGGCCTGGCTGACCCCGACCGCCTGGGGCATCGCCTGGGTTGCGCTGCAAGCCGCCACCGTGCTGGTGCTGGCCGACCTGCAGTGGATGGGCCTGCGCGCCACCCGCGGGCGGGCTGGCATGGCCCCGGCCTGACGGGCGCCCGCCCATGGACCTGCCGGGCCAGGCCCATGGGCTTCTTGTATGCTGTCCCACCCTCTTTTCGACAGCATCCGAGACCGTCCCATGACCCGCGTTTTCAACTTCAGCCCCGGCCCCGCCACCCTGCCCGAAGCCGTCCTGCGCCAGGCCGCCGACGAGATGCTCGACTGGCACGGCAGCGGCATGTCGGTGATGGAGATGAGCCATCGCGGCAAGGAGTTCGTGGCCATCCACGCCGAGGCCGAAGCCACCCTGCGCGAGCTGATGGGTATCCCGTCCAACTACAAGGTGCTGTTCCTGCAGGGCGGCGCGATCGGCGAGAACGCCATCGTTCCGATGAACCTGATCGCGCGCAGCGGCCGCGCCGACTACGTCGTCACCGGCGACTGGTCGAAGAAGTCGGTCAAGGAAGCCAAGACCTACGGCACCGTCAACCTGGCGGCCACTGGCGAGGCCTCGAAGTTCACGGCCGTTCCGAAGCAGGCCGAGTGGAAGCTCGATCCCGGCGCATCCTACGTGCACATCTGCTCCAACGAGACCATCGGCGGCGTCGAGTTCCACTGGACCCCCGACACCGGCGACGTGCCGCTGGTGGCCGACATGTCGTCCAACATCCTGTCGCGGCCGATCGACGTCAGCCGCTACGGGCTGATCTACGCCGGTGCGCAGAAGAACATGGGCCCGTCGGGCGTCACCGTGGTGATCGTGCGCGACGACCTGCTCGGGCACGCGCTGCCGATCACGCCCTCGGCGTTCAACTACCAGTTGCAGGCCGAAGCCGACTCCATGCTGAACACGCCGCCGACCTATGCGATCTACATCGCCGGGCTGGTCTACAAGCACGTCAAGGCCCAGGGCGGGCTGGCGGCCATGGAAGAGCACAACCGGGCCAAGGCGAAGATCCTGTACGACTACCTGGACGCCAGCAGCTTCTACCGCAACCCGGTCGCCCGCGAGGACCGCTCGCTGATGAACGTGCCGTTCACGCTGAAGGATGCGGCGCTCGACGAGGCGTTCCTGAAGGGCGCGCAGGAGCGCGGCATGGTCCAGCTCAAGGGCCACCGCTCGGTCGGCGGCATCCGCGCCTCGATTTACAACGCCATGCCGGTCGAGGGCGTCAAGGCGCTGGTCGGCTGGATGCAGGAATTCGAGAGGCAGCATGGCTAGCCGGCAGCGCCCGTTCCAGGTGCTGCTGCTCAACCCGATCTCCGAATCGGGGCTGCAGCGCCTGCCGCCCGGGCGCTACCAGGTGGGCAAGGACGTGCCGCAGCCCGACGCCGTGCTGGTGCGCTCGGCCGACATGCACGCCCTGCAGGTGCCGGCCAGCGTGCAGGCCATCGCCCGCGCCGGCGCCGGCACCAACAACATCCCGGTCAAGGCCATGACCGCGCGCGGCGTGCCGGTGTTCAACGCGCCCGGCGCCAATGCCAATGCGGTCAAGGAGCTGGTGCTGGCCGGGATGCTCATGGCCGCCCGCAACCTGCCGGCGGCGCAGCGCTTCGTGGACACGCTCGATGCCGCCACCGGCGACCTGGAGCGGCAGGTCGAGGATGGCAAGAAGGCCTTTGCCGGCTTCGAGCTGGCCGGCCAGACCCTGGGCGTGATCGGGCTGGGCAAGGTCGGTTGCCTGGTGGCGCAGTCGGCCCTGCAACTGGGCATGAACGTGGTCGGCTTCGACCCCGAGATCACCGTCGATGCCGCCTGGAGCCTGCCCTCGCAGGTGCGGCGGGCCGCCAGCGTGGCCGAGGTGCTGCGCAGCTCGCGCTTCGTCAGCCTGCACGTGCCCCTGGTCGAGGCGACCCGGCACCTGGTCAATGCCGACAACCTGCCGCTGCTCAAGCCCGGCGCCGTGCTGCTGAACTTCTCGCGGGAGGGCGTGGTGGACGACGCCGCCGTGCTGCACGCGCTCGACGCCGGCTCGCTTGGCCGCTATGTCTGCGACTTCCCGCACGGCGCCATCCTGCGCCACGCGGGCGTGATCGCCTTGCCGCACCTGGGCGCTTCCACGCGCGAGGCCGAGGACAACTGCGCCGTGATGGTTGCCGAGCAGCTGCGCGACTACCTGGAGCACGGCAACATCGTCAACGCCGTCAATTTCCCCGGCGTCGTCATGGCGCGCGAATCGGCGTTCCGCGTGGCGATCGCCAATGCCAACGTGCCCAACATGCTGGGCCAGATCTCCACCGCCATGGCGCAGGCCGGCCTGAACATCCACAACATGGTCAACAAGTCGCGCGGCGAGATGGCCTACACGCTGGTGGATGTGGACAGCGCGGTGTCCGCCCAAGTGCTGGACGAGCTGCGCGCCATCGAGGGCGTGCTGGCGGTGCGCTACCTGCCGGTCGAAGACTGAGCCGGCCGCCCGCACGGGCCGTCCGGGCTTGCGGCGCCGGGGCAGCGCTACCGCGGCAGCGGCGGCACAATGGGCCGGCTGTCCCGGGCGGGACAGGAACTCTCCGGAACAAGAAATGGAAGGACCCGATGCCGCACGCCTTTGCCCGCACCCTGAAGAGCTTCAAGATCGGCCGGCAAACCGGCAGCTTCTATTCGCTGCCGGCGCTGGCGGAGGAGTTCCCCAACGTCCGGCGCCTGCCGGTGTCGATGCGCATCGTGCTGGAGTCGGTGCTGCGCAACTGCGACGGGCTGAAGGTCAAGCCGGAGCACGTGCGGCAGGTCGCCAGCTGGTCGGCCCATGCGCCGCGTACTGAAGAGATCCCGTTCGTGGTGGCGCGGGTGGTGCTGCAGGACTTCACCGGCGTGCCGCTGCTGGCCGACCTGGCCGCCATGCGCAGCACCGCCGCCCGGCTGGGCCGCGACCCCGGCCGCATCGAGCCGCTGGTGCCGGTGGACCTGGTGGTGGACCACTCGATCATGGTCGACCACTACGGCACGAAGAACGCGCTCGACCTGAACATGAAGCTGGAATTCCAGCGCAACCGCGAGCGCTACGAATTCATGAAGTGGGGCATGCAGGCCTTCAAGACCTTCGGCGTGGTGCCGCCCGGCTTCGGCATCGTGCACCAGGTCAACCTGGAGTACCTGGCGCGCGGCGTGCACAAGACGCCCGAGGGCGTGTACTACCCCGACTCGCTGGTGGGCACCGACAGCCACACCACCATGATCAACGGCATCGGGGTGGTCGGCTGGGGCGTGGGCGGCATCGAGGCCGAGGCCGCCATGCTGGGCCAGCCGGTGTACATGCTCACGCCCGACGTGGTCGGCTTCGAGCTGACCGGCCGCCTGCGCGAGGGCTGCACCGCGACCGACCTGGTGCTCACCGTGACCGAGCTGCTGCGCAAGCACAAGGTGGTGGGCAAGTTCGTCGAATTCTTCGGCGAGGGCACGCGCACGCTGGCCGTGCCCGACCGCGCCACCATCGGCAACATGGCGCCCGAGTACGGCGCCACCATGGGCTTCTTCCCGGTCGACGAAAAGACCATCGAGTACTTCCGCGGCACCGGCCGCAGCAAGGAGGAGATCGACGCGCTGGAGGCCTACTTCCGCGCCCAGGGCCTGTTCGGCATCCCGCTGGCCGGCGAGCTGGACTACTCGCAGGTGGTGAAGCTCGACCTGGGCGAGGTCACGCCCAGCCTGTCCGGCCCGAAGCGGCCGCAGGACCGCATCGAGCTGGGCAATGTCAAGGCGCAGTTCACCCGCCTGTTCAGCGCGCCGATGGCCGAGAACGGCTTCAACCAGCCGGCGCAGACGCTGCAGACGCGGCAGCTGCTGCACCCCGGCGGGGAGGCGCCCGACCTGAAGACGCCGGCCGCCCCGCCGCTGCGGCGGGGGGCGATCGACTCGGAGACCGAGATGGTGACCAACCGGCCGACGCTGGCCTCGGCCCAGTTCGAGGCCCCGGCCACGCTATCGGCGCCGCACGATGTGACCATCGGCAATGGCGACGTGCTGATCGCCGCCATCACCAGCTGCACCAACACATCCAACCCCGGCGTGCTGCTGGCGGCCGGCCTGCTGGCGAAAAAGGCGGTGGAGGCCGGCATGAGCGTGCAGCCGCACATCAAGACTTCGCTGGCACCCGGCTCGCGCATCGTCACGGAGTACCTGCAGAAGACCGGCCTGCTGCCCTACCTGGAGCGGCTGGGCTTCACGGTGGCCGGCTACGGCTGCACCACCTGCATCGGCAACTCGGGCGACCTGGCGCCGGAGATCAACGAGGCGATCGCCAAGGGTGACCTGGTGTGCGCGGCGGTTCTGTCGGGCAACCGCAACTTCGAGGCCCGCATCCACCCCAACCTCAAGGCCAACTTCCTGGCCAGCCCGCCGCTGGTGGTGGCCTACGCGCTGGCCGGCACCGTGCTGAGGGACCTGATGACCGAGCCGGTCGGCAAGGGCCACGACGGCAAGGATGTCTGGCTGGGCGACATCTGGCCGTCGAGCGAGGAGGTCCACAAGCTGATGAAGTTCGCCATGGACGGCGACGCGTTCCGGCGCAACTACGCCAAGGTCAAGGAGGATCCGGGCGAGCTGTGGAAGGGCATCCGCGGCGTCACCGGCGACACCTACGCCTGGCCGTCCAGCACCTACATCGCCGAGCCGCCGCTGTTCCACGGCTTCGATCCGCAGCCGCCGGCCGCCAACGACTCGAAGCAGGACGTGTCGGTGCGCGGCGCGCGCGTGATGGCGCTGTTCGGCGACTCGATCACCACCGACCACATCTCGCCGGCCGGCTCGATCAAGGCCGACTCGCCGGCCGGCCAGTGGCTGCTGGCGCATGGCGTGGTCCAGCCCGACTTCAACAGCTACGGCTCGCGCCGCGGCAACCATGACGTGATGATGCGGGGCACCTTCGCCAACGTGCGCATCAAGAACCTGATGATCCCGGCGCTTCCCGACGGCTCGCGGGTCGAGGGCGGACTCACGCTGTACCGCGACGCGCAGGGCCGACAGGAGCAGATGCCGATCTTCGACGCCGCGATGAAGTACGTCGCCGAGGGCCGGCCGACCGTGATCTTCGCCGGCGAGGAATACGGCACCGGCTCCTCGCGCGACTGGGCGGCCAAGGGCACCCAGCTGCTGGGCATCAAGGCGGTGATCGCGCGCAGCTTCGAGCGCATCCACCGCAGCAACCTGGTGGGCATGGGCGTGCTGCCGCTGCAGTTCCAGGACACCGACACCTGGCAGTCGCTGCAGCTCGATGGCTCCGAGCTGGTCGACGTGATCCCCGACCCCTCGCTGCGCCCGCGCAGCGATGCCAGGGTGGTGGTCCGGCGCGCCGACGGCAGCAGCCGCGAGATCACGGTGACGCTGCGCATCGACACCGAGATCGAGGTGCAGTACTACCGGCACGGCGGCAT
The sequence above is a segment of the Ramlibacter tataouinensis genome. Coding sequences within it:
- the sbmA gene encoding peptide antibiotic transporter SbmA — its product is MFKSFFLTRRWLPWSLLGTAVILFATWYRVELDVQINEWFGSFYDLVQKALAQPGSITLADYWGQLNLFLRIAMLYVTIAVVLDFFVKHYIFRWRTAMNDYYMQHWDKLRHIEGAAQRVQEDTMRFATIMEGLGIDFMRSLMVLGAFLPILATLSAKVTELPFFGPVPYSLVWVAIAFALAGTVLLAVVGIKLPGLQFQNQRVEAAYRKELVYGEDDPARAGEPETRRLFGDVRKNYFRLFFHYLYFDVAKWSYIQFGVLVPYIALAPTMVGGAVTLGVMQQIVRAFGRVESSFQFLVLSWSTIVELMSVYKRLRAFERQIKAAPATVQPAATAS
- a CDS encoding helix-turn-helix domain-containing protein; this translates as MSLAASPALASTPPFGAQLRHWRQHRRLSQQGLAGEADISTRHLSFVETGRALPSREMVLRLAQRLDVPLRERNAMLVAAGYAPMYRERPLADPALAPARAAVDLILRAHEPNPALAVDRHWNLVAANRMLPHLLAGADADLLQAPVNVLRLSLHPRGLAGRIVNLGQWRAHLFERLRQQVQATGDPRLAELLAQLQALPAPVDARDARLEGEHLGVALPLQLRAADGRVLSFISTTTVFGTAVDVTVQELTLETFFPLDAATAGVLRELAAASGD
- the serC gene encoding 3-phosphoserine/phosphohydroxythreonine transaminase, whose product is MTRVFNFSPGPATLPEAVLRQAADEMLDWHGSGMSVMEMSHRGKEFVAIHAEAEATLRELMGIPSNYKVLFLQGGAIGENAIVPMNLIARSGRADYVVTGDWSKKSVKEAKTYGTVNLAATGEASKFTAVPKQAEWKLDPGASYVHICSNETIGGVEFHWTPDTGDVPLVADMSSNILSRPIDVSRYGLIYAGAQKNMGPSGVTVVIVRDDLLGHALPITPSAFNYQLQAEADSMLNTPPTYAIYIAGLVYKHVKAQGGLAAMEEHNRAKAKILYDYLDASSFYRNPVAREDRSLMNVPFTLKDAALDEAFLKGAQERGMVQLKGHRSVGGIRASIYNAMPVEGVKALVGWMQEFERQHG
- a CDS encoding phosphoglycerate dehydrogenase, coding for MASRQRPFQVLLLNPISESGLQRLPPGRYQVGKDVPQPDAVLVRSADMHALQVPASVQAIARAGAGTNNIPVKAMTARGVPVFNAPGANANAVKELVLAGMLMAARNLPAAQRFVDTLDAATGDLERQVEDGKKAFAGFELAGQTLGVIGLGKVGCLVAQSALQLGMNVVGFDPEITVDAAWSLPSQVRRAASVAEVLRSSRFVSLHVPLVEATRHLVNADNLPLLKPGAVLLNFSREGVVDDAAVLHALDAGSLGRYVCDFPHGAILRHAGVIALPHLGASTREAEDNCAVMVAEQLRDYLEHGNIVNAVNFPGVVMARESAFRVAIANANVPNMLGQISTAMAQAGLNIHNMVNKSRGEMAYTLVDVDSAVSAQVLDELRAIEGVLAVRYLPVED
- a CDS encoding aconitate hydratase, giving the protein MPHAFARTLKSFKIGRQTGSFYSLPALAEEFPNVRRLPVSMRIVLESVLRNCDGLKVKPEHVRQVASWSAHAPRTEEIPFVVARVVLQDFTGVPLLADLAAMRSTAARLGRDPGRIEPLVPVDLVVDHSIMVDHYGTKNALDLNMKLEFQRNRERYEFMKWGMQAFKTFGVVPPGFGIVHQVNLEYLARGVHKTPEGVYYPDSLVGTDSHTTMINGIGVVGWGVGGIEAEAAMLGQPVYMLTPDVVGFELTGRLREGCTATDLVLTVTELLRKHKVVGKFVEFFGEGTRTLAVPDRATIGNMAPEYGATMGFFPVDEKTIEYFRGTGRSKEEIDALEAYFRAQGLFGIPLAGELDYSQVVKLDLGEVTPSLSGPKRPQDRIELGNVKAQFTRLFSAPMAENGFNQPAQTLQTRQLLHPGGEAPDLKTPAAPPLRRGAIDSETEMVTNRPTLASAQFEAPATLSAPHDVTIGNGDVLIAAITSCTNTSNPGVLLAAGLLAKKAVEAGMSVQPHIKTSLAPGSRIVTEYLQKTGLLPYLERLGFTVAGYGCTTCIGNSGDLAPEINEAIAKGDLVCAAVLSGNRNFEARIHPNLKANFLASPPLVVAYALAGTVLRDLMTEPVGKGHDGKDVWLGDIWPSSEEVHKLMKFAMDGDAFRRNYAKVKEDPGELWKGIRGVTGDTYAWPSSTYIAEPPLFHGFDPQPPAANDSKQDVSVRGARVMALFGDSITTDHISPAGSIKADSPAGQWLLAHGVVQPDFNSYGSRRGNHDVMMRGTFANVRIKNLMIPALPDGSRVEGGLTLYRDAQGRQEQMPIFDAAMKYVAEGRPTVIFAGEEYGTGSSRDWAAKGTQLLGIKAVIARSFERIHRSNLVGMGVLPLQFQDTDTWQSLQLDGSELVDVIPDPSLRPRSDARVVVRRADGSSREITVTLRIDTEIEVQYYRHGGILPFVLRQLLAA